From Aegilops tauschii subsp. strangulata cultivar AL8/78 chromosome 5, Aet v6.0, whole genome shotgun sequence:
CATCTACTTTGAAAATATGCATTCATTTTGAAAAAAACTTCATCAATTTTGAGAAAAAGGAAcaacaattttgaaaaaaaatcatctaTTTTGAAAAAACGTTCATCAATATTTTTTATGAATTTTAAAAAAGTTATTGATTTAGGAAAACGTTCACcaagtttgaaaaaatgttcgCAAATTTTGTTAAAAGTCCATTCTTTCATAAAACCGAAATTGGAAAAAGTTTGCACATTGCAAGAGAAAAGGGAAAATAAAAAATGAacaaaaaagaaaggaaaacGAAAAATATGAAATAGAGAAGGAAAATAAATCTGGGACAAAACCGTTAAAAACGAGAAAAAAGAgcaagaaaaaagaaagaaggaaAGAAGTAAAGAAGAAAATTGGAAAAAGAAAAGCGGATAGAAGAAAAGAATAAGAAAGACACTTGCAAGCACGTGAAGTGGTGGTGGCAAGTTGGTTAGTGCGTCGAATTTTGAACCAGAAGTTCCTGTCTCGAATCTTGGCACACTCATACTTTTTGCGATTTAAAGAGATGGTTGGGACGGCTCAGCGCGCAAGTGTACGGCCAGCAAGATATGACCATCATGCCCTTTATTACAAAGAGGTATGGGCTAATCTGAGTCGTTCTTGTGTTTAGGGGGGGTCTACCGAAGTAGATGTGAAATCTTAAACCGCAGAACCTATCAACTATAATTGTAGAACCAGTCCAACAAAATATAGATGAATGCGTAGAATCACATGACAAAATCGTAATTCTGACAATCTTGATCTCGGCTAAGCTCCTCCTCATCTCCATCACCATCGGGGCGGAAAATATAAATCCGTGGAGAGTGCGCACAGCTGCGTACACAAAATAATCGGCTGATGAAGCCCAACAATGTTTAGTTGACtataagtactccctctgttccaaattaCTCATCGTGGTTAACTAAAACCACgatgagtaatttggaacggagggagtaatagcAAAACGTGCTTATCTAGGGCAGAGATAAATTCCTCCGCGCAGCACATTAGTTAGGTTCCACTTGCACATTGGCAGAAGCAAGGGGCGTTCCACTTGCACGTAGGGAGCCAGCTGGTGCCGATCTTTGCCTGTGATCTAGGGCAGAGATAAATTCCTCCGCGCAGCACCTCTGACTTGGAAGTGATCAAGATCAATCTATACATGATACATCATCGAAGTCATGAAATAGCAATCAAAGACGGCCTATTCAAAGACTAAAGCGCGCGGATATTTGATTATTAGTCCTCGACAAATTAAATTAGACGAAGCAGCTGGCTGGACGAAATGTTCTTCTCATGTTCCCTTCCCATCAGGGAAAATTAAACCAGGCGAGGAACAAGTAGTGCACCAGCATACGTAGACCCTGATGGAAATAGGAGTAGCTAGAGCGTAAACAGGCAACGCAGCATGCCACACCTGGCCGGCCGGTGAGCAGGGGTACGTGAGTCCATGTGACAATACACAAATTGTCCAGGTCGCCATGACAAAGAGAGCTAAGGTGCCCTGGGCCTCCCAAACGATATATAAATGGACCTACCGATGCACACACAACACAAAGCACAGCACGAAAAGCACAAGAGAACCtgattcttcttcttcttcttcttccagaGATTAACCAGTCCAAGAACCCACCGTGGTTAACTACCGATCTATTCCAAACTAGACATGGAGGCGGTGGAGCCGTTGGCGGTGGTGAGCTGCGAGTGCTGCGGCATGGAGGAGGAGTGCACCGGCGAGTACATCGTCGGCGTGAGGGCCTACTTCGGGGGCCGGTGGCTGTGCGGGCTGTGCTCCGAGTCCGTCAAGTATGAGGCCGGCCGCAGCAAGCGCGCGGCGGTGATGGGCGTGGAGGAGGCCGTGCGGGCGCACATGGCCTTCTGCCGCATGCTCAGGCGCGGCGGCCCCGCGGAGCGCGTCGCCGAGGGCATGTGCCAGATGCTTAGGCGGCACACCGCGTCCGGGAAGTGCCGGGTCGCCATCTCATCGTCCTCGTCGAGGCGGATGACGCTGGCGCCGGCTGCGTCAGCGTCTGGACCGCACCACCGCGCGTCGGTGGCGCCGCTGTCGATCGGTCTCTTAATATCTGGTCGGTCCGACGTGCAGGCTGGCGGCGGCGACCGGCCGCCTGAGTTGATGCCTGGTTCTTTATTTTCATCGAGTGCATGCTTCGGACGTACGTCTTCCTCATCGCCTCAGAGCACAAGCTAGCTAAGCTATATAGTATAATCTTGTTGAATAGATTACGGAAGCTAAGCACAAGTGTTGGATTTCATTTCTACGTGTAAGTTTTGGTCGGTTGATCCGATGAAACTTAATTATGGTACGAGGTTTAATTTGTGTATATACGAAGTTAAATCCAGTTCAATTAATCATCACCTGAGGATCTTGATGAAGAAACCTATAGGCCGGCTTCTGCCGAGCTGTTCTTGGCAACCAATCATATATCCATCGGTGAAATCGATCTGCTGTGCAATTGTTTATTCCTCGTCGCGTTTTCCTATTGGTGAGAATGATCTTGCTCCTGTTCTCGGGATGATTTCTTTGTGCACCTCATCAGTTTTCTACCGTACAGTAAAAACTGCTCCGGGCGCTAACATTTTTAATTTTTGCCGCCGGACAACTCCAGCAGAAGCTGTAAAATAGTGCGCGCGAAAAAAAAGGTTGGGCGCGCGCTAAAAAATGCtatcacatgttgcaaatttgaGGCGCCGGATTGCGCGCGCTTCACAATTTACACTGCATATTTTTTTTGGGCGCGTGTTTTCGGCGTCTAGTAAAGCAATGTTGTGTCCGGCGCGTTAAAAGTGCTACAGTGGCGCGCTAAAACTATTTTAGAGCGCGAAACTTTTGTgcgcctgttggagatgctcaCATGAGAGGGTGATGCTGGTGCTCGATAGTGGAGAATTTTGTCTAGATAATTAATGGAAGAAAGTTTCTCCCGTGGAAAATGTGAGTCACCCCAGAATTGTGTACACTGCAAGTTTGTCTGATAGACGTACGCCCTAAATACAAAAGTTATGGCATGCATCTTAGGTCTTAGCTTGACCCTTGTTGGCTACGAATGGACGCGCTTAGGAAGGAGGTGTTGTCTGGCGCTGTGGTGGCGTCGACAGCAGGTCTGGCAAGGTCGATGCCTCAGTATCTGCTCTGAAGATGAGTCGATGGAAGACGGTGGCGACGACATATGAGACTGCGTCAGACCGGTTTGTGCCTTACACCTAGTATGTAGCTTGGTTGGGACATctggctttagatgttaggcttagcTGACAGGTCTGGGTATTCGGCACACTTCATTAATgaataggagtagcgacagatgttgacAAGATGACGGCTTCAGCCATATTGATGTATTACTTTATAAGGTTTTTGTGAACAATTAATAATGTGGTtgcatgcatctcccagatgcaaagaccggggtcatcctccttttcagAAGAAAAAAACTTGTTGGCTACCAAGCTAACTACATTTCTGAGAGATGCCAATTGAACTACTTTTTTTGTTATTGATGTCAATCTAAGTACTTAGCTTCCTTTTTGTGTCCCAGAGAAAGTGTGCACACTGCACACACGTACGTGTACACAAAAGCTTTTTGATCGATGGCTCTACCAAACACGACGTCCAAGTTCCAAGATGCTCGAGTTGCTTTATATTAGATGATGATATGTACACGCACACGTACACGGCGCAGATCGATCGAGCAAAATCATGACACACTGCACATTTTGTGGACTAAACAAAAAGCCGAATTCGAGATCGATCAATATATATTCTTCCTTCAGAGCAAAGTAATCAATCATGGATCGATCTCCACTCCATCGAGTCATGCATGCTTTGCTCGATCAACAACTACTCCAGTCAAAAGGAGGAGCTCAGCCGCTTGCCTCAGAGACAGCGACACTTCAAAATCTCATGTATAGTAATATCACCGTTACAATTGCCGTTGAAAATTGCAGAAGCTTCCCAAGATGATCAACCGAACAAAAAGAAGATTACTCACCAGGAGTCGGGCGATGGCCACTTCCAAACAGCCTGGGAGAGAAAATAAAGAATGGGGACGTATAGTAATCGTGCCGACATTTACTTGGCCGGCGTCACCCGCCAGAGGAAACAAAAACCTACGGTTCGGTGGATCGAGCTCGGACGGCGACGGGGGTATATACTGCTCCTGCAACGAGCACCAGGCGCTCCCtcgttcgtttgctaagagcatCTTCATTCGCGCCCCAAACAGGGCCCAGGGCAAGTTTTTTCACGTCGGCGCCGAAAAAAACCCCAAGTCGCGTTCTCAAGATGTCGAATTCCGCCGGCTCGGCCCATATTTTGGCCCGGCGATCCGAGGCCGAACCCAGTGCACTGAGGGCGCTTAGGGGCTCTGGCGGAAGAAAAATCCGCGCCTGGGCCATCACTGTCAGGCGAAAAAGCATCATGCACGTCCAGATTTGCGCCCCCCTGCACGCGCACGCCCTTCCGCCACCGCCTACGTACCCACCGCCGGTAGGAAGGCCATTCCCCGCCCGGAAAAGAGAGGGTTCGCCGCGGCAGCCTCCCACCCGCTCCTGGGCGAGCTTTCAGGCGCTCCGGCCACGCAGGGCGGGGATACCGGCGGTTGCGCGCCTACCACGCCCGCCAGGTGTTCGGCGATGGACTCGAACGACTAGGAGGCGTTCGcggcgctgctggaggaggaagccgatgtCGATGCCCATGACGAAGAGCACCTCATGATCCTCGCCGCTCTGGCCGGCCTGTTCGCAAGCAATGcaaagccgcggcgaggtggctcggcgccaGGCCGACTGAAGGCAAAGCAGAGGCATCGACTGGAAGGCTATtgcttcctcttcgccgacgctccaatctcgagcgggcatttggtgtgctccaatctcgatttgctgttgtccgataccccgctcagacctggtcgaaagatccAATGTGGGAGGtcatgacttgctgtgtcatcttgcacaacatgatcattgagagcaagcaggaagagccagtgtttgacactgaaccatattACAGGCAGGATCCTCTTgcccaagttgatcaccagctaccagCGACCTGGATTGCCTTCCTCAATATGCGCCAGGAGATCCGAAACCCACAGATGCATCAACAACTGCAGTAcgatctggtggagcacctatggaggctcaagggcaacgcctagctcgacgtgtgatgaaatataAGTTTTTATTTGTCGAACTATTTGATTTGTATTGAtttgttgaactatttgatttgtattaattttctgtgatgaactatgtgataaaaaTTAGCTTCTGTTGAATTTGTGCCGAAGCACGCCGAATATGGGCCGAAATTGGTACAATTTGCGCCAAAAGTGGGCCAAGTTACTCCGAAAGTGGGCCGAAATCATCGCCTGGGGGCGACCTTGGGGGCGGCTGGGAACCTGAGCCCCCCATGCCGATTTTTTCGCCGGCGCGCCCCCAGGCGGCACTATTTCAAGCCCCTAGGgggccgaacggctggagatgctctaagcgtCACGTTGTTTTCTCTGTTCAGGTCGTGCGTCTATTTGAAATCGTCAATCCGACGCGACGTGATTGTGGCACAGACAAATTAACGTTGTGAGGTTCTGGAGCGTCGCCGCATCTCCGGCGCCGTGGGGTGGATTCCAGCCGCACACCAGCAGAAACTCGTGggtgttagagcatctccagccgttcggcgCCCCCAGAGGCTGAAATAGCGCCTCCTGGGGTCTAGCCAGTGCTTTTTTTGCCGTGCCGGGGGTCGGGTTCCCAACCGAACCTGACTGTGGCCCCCAGTTGGCTCCAGACGCTGGTTTTTGAAAACTAAATTTGGCCAAACTTCGTATAAAATGACACAAATTTGGAGGAAATTCAGGCGTTTTCATTGATATTTGTACAAACTTAAAATATAAtttaaaactaaactaaaactactacgccgccaccgccgccgagccTTCTACATGCCGGGGAGCATGTAGAAGTTGGTGTagtcgccgccgccatcgtccTTGCTGCAGCCCGGTCCTGGGTCGCCGTGGAAGACGGGGTTGGAAGGCTCGGGAGCCTCCTCGTCGAGGATGACGACGCCGCCCTCCTcgcggccgcggccgcggcgCCGAGTGGCGATCTCCTCGAGGGCGGGGCGCTGGCGCTCCATCTCCTCCCGGACGTAGTCGTCCCGCGCCCATTTAAGGCCGGTTTCCTCGTCGGCGGCCATGGAGAGGTGCTCCTGCTTGACGACTGGCGGCGTCACCGGCTCCTTCGGCCTGACCAGGTGAAGatggccgcggggaggaggggaAGGTTGGCGACAGCGGCCCTCATTTATGACGAGGTTACCACTGCGCCGGCGCTCCGGCGTCTCTGGGGCTCGGCCTTCACGGCGGCGAGCAGCGGTGTCGGCGCGCCGGAGGAGTGGGAACCGGAGGATGAAGACGACACGCCCGCCATGCGCCTTGGCAGCCACGAGGAGCCGCTCCGGCGCGAGTAGCACGGCGGCGGGTACTCCATCCGCGGCGCATTGCCGCCCTCGATGTGCTCGAGGACGGCTTGGAGAGTGCGGCCGGGGACTCCCCACCACTGGCGGCGGCCCTCGGGGTTGTGCCGCCCCCGCGCTGCGGGAGCGCCGTTCGTCGAGCGGAGCTGGTCGGTGTGGCGGCGCTCGAAGTATGTCGTCCAGATGGTAGTGCTGTCGAGGGCGTACCTGGTCTGCTGCTACGCTTCCTCCGGTAGCACCAACCGGATCCGCACGATCTCGGCGCCGCGGTCAGCGCTGGTGGGCGGAAGGGGCACGGGGACGCCGCTGGTGCTGAGCCTCCACGAGCCCGGCACGCGCATGTTGGGGAGTGCCGGGTAGTCGGCCTCGTGGAGGAGGCGCGCCTCCCACTCGTGCAGGTGGCGGCGGCTGAAGCCATTGGCCGCCGGCACCGTCGCCGGGGAAACGCTCGGCCATCAGGACGGGGAAAGAGAGGGGCGTCGGCGACGAAGGAAAGAGGCTGTGGGGGAGGCGAGTGTGCGGCCAGCGGGGAGGGAAGGCGGCTTTTATAGCGGCGAGTGGGCGGCGACCGGGCGGCAGCAGTGTGGACGCGTGGCGGGAGGGGGCGGAACGCGCGGTGGCTCATCTTTACTGCGTCGCCCGTGAatcaatggaaggctgaccgGTGGTAGCCTTCGCATTGATTCCTCGCGGGAAACCGAGGCGGTGAGGACAAAGGTTCTCGGCGTCGCTGACTCGACGGGTCCACCAGCTTTCGCTTCAAATTCATTTCCCCCGgcgccccccagcgcgccgggttcggcctgggtccgccggcgccagtTTCGGCCCTAACCAGCGAAATTTGGGCTCCTGGGTGCGCGACTGAACTGATTTTTTTTGAGCCGGCGATAAAAAAGACGCCTGGGGGGCCTGTTGGAGGGGCAAGTGGAGATGCTTTTATAGGCTAGAGGGGTGGATAATCCGTTTTCGAACCTGTTTTCTTTTTGCACCAGTAAAAAAGCTCACCCCACCCTTTGGTTCTTTAGAACTAGACTAGAAGAAGACGgcatacaaatcatcatcgaaagAATAACTTTTCACACATTTTGAAAACAAAGATTCCATGCCACATGGATACATTTTCGATGGGTTAGACCGAACAAAAGAAATGTTTCAACGCCTAGGAGAGAGTCCCGTTCGACACTGTTGTCGGGCTGTGATTGAAGGAGTGGACACGACATGGACAAACATTTCGACCTATAGAAAAGAAAGCTAGAGTCATAGAGGCCTTTGAATTCGTACTCTATATGTTGATATCTTGGGAAATCTCGAATGATACAAATGTAAGGGCAACTCTAACCAATCCCTAAAAGGCCATAAGGAAGTAAAATTTATGATTTACTCCCTTACGACGCACCTAGCCGATCCCTTAAAAAACTTAACGAAGTAAAACTTTTACTTCACCTCTCTATTTTCCCTAAAATTTCCTTAAATTTACTCCATCCCGCCGCGGTCAAGTAAAACTGGCGCCTCTCTCCCGCGCGCACTGTCTCCCACCGACGCAGTCGccacgccccgccgccaccaccaaTGACCACCGGGCCGGCCGGAATGGATAGCCCGGCCCCTTCCCTCACCCCGCCGGCCACCGGCGCCGGCTTTTCGCCGCCGGAAACCACCCAcgcgctgtcgccgccgccgaaGAAGAGCTTGGGTATGAAGAAGACCCACCCACGCGTCCAGAGTCCTTCCAACTGCTCCAATGGTGTCCGTGGTGGCCACCACCTCTCCGACAATGGCACGCCACCCTCCCGCCGCACCTACCGGAGGCAAAAAAGGCTCGAAAgccgacggcggcggcgtggtgctcgcgaagaagaagatgaagaaggccAAAGCAGCGCCTCATCCTTGGCCGACGCCTCGTGGTGCACTTGAGGAGGAGAGGATTCGTGATGCCAAGAAGGCTGAAGAACGTGCTACCATGTTCATGAATCCAGACACAATGGATGAAACCGCAAGAAAGTATTGGGAGCTCACTCGTGGAGAGATCTTGGAAGCCTCTCTTCGGAATGTTGGTGGTGGCCGAGGGGGTGGTGTTGATGGTGGTGGCCGAGGAGGTGGTGTTGATTGTGGTGGTcggggaggtggtggaggcgATGATGTTGGTGGTGGTTGCCGAGAGGATGACGGTGTTGATGTTGGTGGCGGTGACCGAGAGGATGATGAAGTTAATTTCTTCGCCAACGACATCGTTTGAGTGGTGGTGGTGCATGTCAAACGTTGGCTCAATCCACAACATATACAAGCTATGTCTGTGGTGATTTCGAATCAAACATTGTGTTCGACGTGATGTCTTTTGGGTGAACTTCGCATGTTTTACTTTGAAAAACGGGATGATGAAACTTTATGTTATTACGGTTATGCTATGAATGTTTTAATTTGAATGTTTTTTATGTATTGTGTATTGTTTGAAGTTGGTGCGGCTAAGACACAAAATCAAGACAATTTTATTTTTAATCCATTAACTTTTAGGTGATC
This genomic window contains:
- the LOC109768777 gene encoding uncharacterized protein; translated protein: MEAVEPLAVVSCECCGMEEECTGEYIVGVRAYFGGRWLCGLCSESVKYEAGRSKRAAVMGVEEAVRAHMAFCRMLRRGGPAERVAEGMCQMLRRHTASGKCRVAISSSSSRRMTLAPAASASGPHHRASVAPLSIGLLISGRSDVQAGGGDRPPELMPGSLFSSSACFGRTSSSSPQSTS